The Phormidium sp. PBR-2020 DNA segment ATGATGTGAATCAGACGTTACTGAAGCGGAAACTGGCGGAGACGGTGGAGAGTTGCGTCAACTATGTGGGAGTGGATCTCAATACGGCGTCGGCGGCGTTGTTAACGTCGGTGTCGGGGTTGTCGAAGACGGTAGCCAACAATATCGTGGCCTATCGCGATGAACAGGGGGCGTTCCGCAATCGTCGCCAGTTGTTGAAGGTTCCCAAGTTGGGGCCGAAGGCCTTTGAGTTGTCGGCGGGGTTTTTGCGGGTGCGCGATGGGGAGAATCCCTTGGATAATACGGCGGTTCACCCGGAACGCTATGGAGTTGTTGGGGCGATCGCCAAAGATTTAGGGCTATCGTTGGCGCAACCTGAAGGCATCGCTCAGGGGATGCGATCGCGAGATTTACGCAGTTATGTGACGGAGGAGGTGGGGGAACCGACGTTACGAGACATTTTGGAGGAGTTGGAGAAACCGGGACGAGATCCTCGGGATGAGTTTACCTATGCCAGTTTCAAGGAGGGGGTTGAAACTTTGGCGGACTTAGAGGAAGGGATGCTGTTAGAGGGAGTTGTCACGAATGTGGCTAATTTTGGCGCGTTTGTGGATGTGGGGGTACATCAGGATGGTTTGGTCCATATTTCTCAGTTGGCGAATCGCTTTGTTCGCGATCCTAATGAGATTGTCAAGGTGGGGGATGTGGTGAAGGTGAAGGTGTTATCGGTGGATGAACGGTTGAAGCGGATTGGTTTGTCGATGAAGGAGGTTTAGAGAGGGGAACCACGGAGTCACAGAGGACACAGAGGGGGAGAGGGGGGAGAGAGAGGGGTTAGGGGAGCCAGTCGGGGTTGAGAAGGGTCTCTAGGTCGGTGATAGGTTCGTCGGGAAAGGTGTTTAGAGGCAGTTGGGATAGGTCGGCGGCGTTGTTTCGTCCGTCGCTGTGGCATTGGTGATAAATGTCTTGGGCATAGCCTTTTAGGCTGGGACTTTCGTTGAGTAATCCACGAATTTGGCGACGAAATTCTCGAATTTCTCGCCGCCAGTGTCCCTGGTTTCTCTCTCGTTCTGCCTCCCAATATTTTAGTTTTAGGAGATGCTCGATTAAAACAATAAGCAGACTTTTGAGTTTTCGTTTGTCCCGACGAGCCAAGTCTGTGATTTCCTCAATGAGATTCTCTAAGTCTAAGGCGTTAAAGTCTTGGGTTTCCAGTTTTTGCCGGGTTTCGAGGAGCCACAGGTGATAGTCGCTCTCGTAGAGATTGGGGGAGATAGGAGTGGAACGGGCCAGCATAGGAGAGGATATAAGGAGGTTTGGGGGGAACCACGGAGTCACAGAGGACACAGAGGGGGAGAGGGGGGGGAGAGGGGGGAGAGAGGCGTTAGGGGAGCCAGTCGGGGTTGAGAAGGGTCTCTAGGTTGGTGATTGGCTCTTCGGGAAAGGTGTTTAGAGGTAGTTGAGAAACGTTGGCGGCCAGTTGCCGGCCGTCACGGTAACATGGGTGGTAAATCTCCTGGAAGTAGGGTTTTAGGCTGGGACTTTCTTTGAGATAGTCTTGAATTTGTTGGCGAAAGTTAAGGATTTCTCGTTGCCAATGTCCTTGATTTCTTTCTCGTTCTGCTTTCCAATACTTGAGTTTTAGGAGATGCTCAACTAAATGTTTTAAGAGGTTTTTGATTGCGCGTTTGTCCCGACGAGCCAAGTCTGTGATTTCCTCAATGAGATTCTCTAAATCTAAGGCGTTAAAGTCTTGGGTTTCCAGTTTTTGCCGGGTTTCGAGGAGCCACAGGTGATAGTCGCTCTCGTAGAGATTGGGGGAAATGGGGGTAGAACGGGCCAGCATAGGAGAGGTTGGATAGGAGGAGGTTGAGGCTTTGGGGGGATGCCCTTCAAGCACTAGGCTAGCATTTTTGTTAGACTGCCTCCTGAGAAGGGTTTAGGGAGTTGGAGGGCGATCGCCATGAGGGTTGATGTTGCTGTTGTCGGTGCTGGATTGGCAGGCTTGACGGCCGCCTTGCCGTTACAGGCGGCGGGGTATTCGGTACTGCTGTTGGAAAAGTCTCGTGGTTTGGGGGGACGCTTGGCCTCCTATCGTCTGAATGGCTCTCGTTGCGATCGCGGGGTTCGCTATCTGACGGAGGAGGGCCGCTTGTTGTCCGGGTTGGTGCGATCGCTACGTCAGCGGGGGGTGCTTGAACCCTGGATTGAGCAGAGTCATGTCTACAGGGCTGAGGGATTGGTTCCCGACTCGCCTCGTACTCACTATGTTGCCCCTCAGGGGATGAGTCAGATTGCTAAGGAGTTGGGCCAGGGGTTAACGGTTTGGTACAGTCGCCGGGTTCAAGAGATTATCCCCCAAGCTGACGGCTGGCGTTTGGGGTTAGAAGCCGTTGTGGAGGGGTCTGAGGACCCTCTGGAGGTCATGGCTGAGGCAGTAATTCTGGCAATTCCTGCTCCCCAGGCCCTTCCCCTGGTGCAAACTCTGCCCGGAATGACACCAGAGAGGCTCACCCCCTTAGCAGCTGTGACTTATGATCCCTGTTTAACCCTACTGGCTCAATATCCTCAGAATGGGGTTCCGGCAGAGATTCCCTGGTGTTCTCTGGAGTTTCCCGACGATCCTGACTTATCTTGGCTGGGATTCGATAGTAGTAAAGGGACCCCGTCAGAACCGAGGGGCGATCGCCCGTTACTGGTCATTAATAGTAGCCCCGAGTTCGCGCGATCGCATCTGGAGGACAGAGAATTTACCCCAGTCATCGAGCAGTTACTGAACCAAGCGGCCACCCGCGTCGGCGATTGGTTAAAAACCCCTGAAACCACCCATCTCCACCGTTGGCGTTATGCCATTCCCCGCCAGGTTTGGTCGCAAGATAGTTTAGTTCTCCAGACCCCGTTTCCCCTAGTCTGTTGTGGAGACTGGTGCGGTTCTCGTCAAGTCGAAACCGCTCTACGCTCAGGCCTAGCCGCCGCCAGTACCATCAATGCCCAACACCAACAACGCCCCCTCCCCCCCATCAGCCAACTCTGGAATAACCCCTCCTAAGGACTCCACGGCATTTCCCCTCCTCTCCCTCCTCTCCCTCCTCTCCCTCCTCTCCCTCCTCTCCTTCCTCTCCCTCCTCTCCCTCCTCTCCCTCCGTGTCCTCTGTGACTCTGTGGTTCCCTACTGCCTGCTGCCTACTGCCTGCTGCCTTTCTTCTCTTCCCCCAAACTACAGTGGAGAACCGGAGTATAATAGACCTGTTTGAGGAACTCCATCCCTCAACACGCTGTTCTCGAGGTTGAACGCTTCCACTGTGGAACTTTCTTGCAAAAGCGAATACGCCCTACTGGCCTTACTTGAACTGGCCGTTCATCATAGTAAAGGGGAACCCCTGCAAATTCGGCAAATTGCTGCCCAGCAGGGGATTCCCGATCGCTATCTCGAACAACTCCTGGCAACCCTACGGCGAGGGGGGCTAGTGCGATCGCTGCGAGGGGCGAAAGGGGGCTATCACCTGGCTCGGGAGCCTTGGAACATCACCTTGCTCGAAGCTCTCGAATGTATCGAAGGGACAAACGAACAGAGTACCACGCCCCAAGATAGTCCCCCGACAGTTGAGAGCGGGATTATTAAAGATATTTGGAAGGAAGCCCAAGAAGCGACCCAGAGCGTGTTAAAAAAATATACGCTTCAAGACTTGCGAGAACAGCGTGATGCGCGATCGCAGCTCAATATCATGTACTACATTTAACTGTCCCCAAGCCACATCCACGTTAACTCCTAGAGGATCATTCCCCATGAAAATTGCCAACAATATCACAGAACTCGTCGGCCATACTCCCCTAGTTCAACTGAATCGTATCCCTCAGGCGGAGGGCTGTGTTGCCAAAATTGTCATGAAATTGGAGGGGATGAACCCCGCCGCCTCGGTCAAAGATCGCATTGGGGTCAATATGATTAATGCGGCGGAACGGGACGGCCAAATTAGCCCAGGCGAGACGATTCTCGTTGAACCCACCTCCGGAAACACGGGGATTGCTTTGGCGATGGTGGCAGCGGCCCGAGGCTATAAGCTCATTCTGACGATGCCCGATACCATGAGTTTGGAACGGCGGGCGATGTTACGGGCCTTTGGGGCCCAGTTAGAACTGACTCCGGGGGCAGAAGGAATGCGCGGAGCAATTTCGCGGGCTTCGGAAATCGTCGAGACCACGGATAATGCCTATATGTTGCAGCAGTTCCAAAATCCGGCCAACCCGGACATTCACCGCAAAACCACGGCGGAAGAAATTTGGCAAGATACCGATGGCCATGTGGATATCTTGATTTCTGGCGTAGGAACCGGCGGAACCATTACCGGCATCGCCCAAAACTTGAAACATCGTAAACCTCAGTTCCAGGCCATCGCCGTTGAACCCTGCAATAGCCCCATCCTCTCCGGGGGAAATCCTGGCCCTCACAAGATTCAGGGCATTGGGGCCGGGTTTGTGCCGGAGGTTCTTGATACCTCGTTGATTGATGAGGTGGTGACGGTAACCGATGATGAGGCGATCGCCTATGGCCGCCGTCTGGCGGCGGAGGAAGGGTTACTCTCGGGGATTTCCTCGGGGGCAGCCTTGGCGGCGGCGATTCGGGTTGGGCAACGTCCGGAAAATAACGGTAAACTCATCGTGGTCATTCAACCGAGTTTTGGGGAACGCTATCTCAGTACCCCCCTCTTCCAAGATCCTCAGTTGACCATGGAAGCGGTGTTGACTTAACTGTTTTCTCTGAGTTCTCATGGGTGAGCCGAATTACTACCAAACTCTTCGTGTGACTTCAGCGGCGACACAGGCTGAGGTCAAACAGGCCTATCGACGGCTGGTAAAGGAGTTTCATCCCGATCGCAACCCTGATGCCCAGGCCCGGGAAGAGATGGTTCGGATTAATACCGCCTATGAAGTCCTCGGCGATCGCCAGGCCCGTCAATCCTATGACCGTCGTCAGGGACGTTATTCTCAGACTCCCTCGGCCGGCGATCGCGGCTGCCGTCAGGGTTCGGCTCGCCAACGCTCCGCTCGTCAGACGGCCGCAACCGCTGATGAGCGGATTTATCGTTGGGTGACTCAGGTCTATCATCCCCTCAACCTGGAACTTGATCGCATTATTGATGCCCTCGATGAGCAGATTGATGAGTTATCTGGAGATCCCTTTGATGATGAGTTGATGGGAAACTTTGTCGACTATATCAGTGCCTGTCGGGTTGTCCTCGAACGGGCCCAGTCCACCTTTGAGTCTCAACGGAACCCTTCAGTGTTGG contains these protein-coding regions:
- a CDS encoding DUF29 family protein, producing MLARSTPISPNLYESDYHLWLLETRQKLETQDFNALDLENLIEEITDLARRDKRKLKSLLIVLIEHLLKLKYWEAERERNQGHWRREIREFRRQIRGLLNESPSLKGYAQDIYHQCHSDGRNNAADLSQLPLNTFPDEPITDLETLLNPDWLP
- a CDS encoding DUF29 family protein, producing the protein MLARSTPISPNLYESDYHLWLLETRQKLETQDFNALDLENLIEEITDLARRDKRAIKNLLKHLVEHLLKLKYWKAERERNQGHWQREILNFRQQIQDYLKESPSLKPYFQEIYHPCYRDGRQLAANVSQLPLNTFPEEPITNLETLLNPDWLP
- a CDS encoding FAD-dependent oxidoreductase, whose product is MRVDVAVVGAGLAGLTAALPLQAAGYSVLLLEKSRGLGGRLASYRLNGSRCDRGVRYLTEEGRLLSGLVRSLRQRGVLEPWIEQSHVYRAEGLVPDSPRTHYVAPQGMSQIAKELGQGLTVWYSRRVQEIIPQADGWRLGLEAVVEGSEDPLEVMAEAVILAIPAPQALPLVQTLPGMTPERLTPLAAVTYDPCLTLLAQYPQNGVPAEIPWCSLEFPDDPDLSWLGFDSSKGTPSEPRGDRPLLVINSSPEFARSHLEDREFTPVIEQLLNQAATRVGDWLKTPETTHLHRWRYAIPRQVWSQDSLVLQTPFPLVCCGDWCGSRQVETALRSGLAAASTINAQHQQRPLPPISQLWNNPS
- a CDS encoding Rrf2 family transcriptional regulator; its protein translation is MELSCKSEYALLALLELAVHHSKGEPLQIRQIAAQQGIPDRYLEQLLATLRRGGLVRSLRGAKGGYHLAREPWNITLLEALECIEGTNEQSTTPQDSPPTVESGIIKDIWKEAQEATQSVLKKYTLQDLREQRDARSQLNIMYYI
- the cysK gene encoding cysteine synthase A, with the protein product MKIANNITELVGHTPLVQLNRIPQAEGCVAKIVMKLEGMNPAASVKDRIGVNMINAAERDGQISPGETILVEPTSGNTGIALAMVAAARGYKLILTMPDTMSLERRAMLRAFGAQLELTPGAEGMRGAISRASEIVETTDNAYMLQQFQNPANPDIHRKTTAEEIWQDTDGHVDILISGVGTGGTITGIAQNLKHRKPQFQAIAVEPCNSPILSGGNPGPHKIQGIGAGFVPEVLDTSLIDEVVTVTDDEAIAYGRRLAAEEGLLSGISSGAALAAAIRVGQRPENNGKLIVVIQPSFGERYLSTPLFQDPQLTMEAVLT
- a CDS encoding DnaJ domain-containing protein translates to MGEPNYYQTLRVTSAATQAEVKQAYRRLVKEFHPDRNPDAQAREEMVRINTAYEVLGDRQARQSYDRRQGRYSQTPSAGDRGCRQGSARQRSARQTAATADERIYRWVTQVYHPLNLELDRIIDALDEQIDELSGDPFDDELMGNFVDYISACRVVLERAQSTFESQRNPSVLAGVAADLYHCLNQVGDGIEELEYFSLNYDDHHLHVGQELFRIARGLQLDALDRIGPIL